The stretch of DNA GTAGGATTTGATCACCCAGTTGAGCAAAGTGGATGAAGTTACGCCATCGGTATCATAATCACCGTGAACAATAATCTTTTCATTTTTTTGAATCGATTCAAAAATTCTTTCAACTGTTTTTTGCATATCAGGAAATCGAAAAGGATCACTCAAACTCGCGAGGGAGGCATTAAAGCAATCAGCATTCTTTTTAAGTAAACTGCGATTGGCTAAAACAGTGGCTGCTGGTAGGGAAAGTTGGAATCTCCCTTGGATGTCGCTTAAATCTTCGTTTTCAACTTCTTTTGGGTACCAATCTTCTAAACAAGTGGATGAAGGCATTAGTCATCCTCCGGAAATGGTGCGATGGTCAAAACCAATTCGTTCGCTTCTAAATTGAAGGCTCTTATGAGTTTTAATTCTTTCTGGTAGTCCTCTGCGGCAGGCCAAAAGGTGATGGCATTATGTTCTTTGAGCGACTCAAAAGTATCGAGCATGATTTTTTTACCGTCGTGCTGGACCTGGTTGATTTCGAGGTAGAAGTGATCTTTTTTTAAGCGACCCGTCAGTAGGACTTGACCATTAAGGTACTGGCCTTCCACATCAGTCCACTCGGCAAATCGCAGCTTATTTATAGGGAAACTGATGTCGACAAAGAGGGCTTCCTCAGTGATTTTACTGAGGCGACAATACTGACGAAAATCATCAAAACTCGTGTCGTGGGCCATGAGGCTATTGAGCTCAATGGCATTGAGGCGAAGTTCGCTCTCTTGCCCTTTAGAGGCCATGCTAATTGACTTAGCAATTTTTTCTAAGGTCGCTTGATACTGCTCTTTACTTTCGGGAAAGGAAAAAGTGAGCGCTTCTGTAGAGCTGTATTTTTTTATATGCCTAATTCCAGATGCAACAGAAATCCAGCCTAATGCAATGGCTAGCACTAAGAGGACGAATGACGCACTGGCACCGATGATAAAAGAGCGACTAGCCCCTTTGATCTCCGGTTTCGGCGGAGGGGTAGGTGAATCGGACATGACGGATACTCATATATATTATGTTAAGCAAACACAAAGACGACGGGGGTCGGCATTTGTACTCAAAAGCAAAAAGATTAATTTTCTTTTGTGGCTTCTTCGAGTTGTTGGTTGTGTTGCTTGTTAATATTATTGAGATCAGCCTCAGCTTTCTTCATTTGTTTCACCTGATTCTTACCCGTGAGTTGGTCTGCAGTTTGGTCGACACCTTCTGCAGCTTCCTTGCAGGAAAGCAGTGTGAGTGCTCCTAGCAGGCAAAAGCCAAAATACTTTGCTTTTAGTTTCATCTTATAATTCCTTTTTATTTATAATAAAAAAGCCTCTAAATTTGACTATGCAACCTCTGCAGGGGAGCTAAATTTGGGTAATTCGAATTTTACGGAGCAAAAATATGTTTTCTTTTGATGGCTTTTCATCTGCGGATGATCAACATCGCAAGCGCGAAAAAAATAAAGCGCGCGAATTGCGGCAGTCGCAATGGTGGAAGAATCAGAAAGGCAAGGGGTTATGTTATTATTGCAAGCAGGAATTTCATCCTTCTGAATTGACCATGGATCACTTAGTCCCAATTGTGCGCGGTGGCAAGACGACTAAAAATAATTGCGTGCCTTGCTGCCAGGAATGTAATAGTCAGAAAAAATATCACTTGCCAATAGAATGGCAGGAGTATTTACAAAATTTAAATAAGCCTCAAGACGATAAAAAGTAAGTAAAATTTATTTCTTTGAGTCCTGCTTGTTTTTGTAAATTGAGTAGAGAGTTGCCGCAGTCCAAAAAGGCATCGCAGATAAGAACGGAAAAGTTTCGATTA from Lentisphaera araneosa HTCC2155 encodes:
- a CDS encoding HNH endonuclease, whose amino-acid sequence is MFSFDGFSSADDQHRKREKNKARELRQSQWWKNQKGKGLCYYCKQEFHPSELTMDHLVPIVRGGKTTKNNCVPCCQECNSQKKYHLPIEWQEYLQNLNKPQDDKK